One genomic segment of Paenibacillus durus includes these proteins:
- a CDS encoding ABC transporter ATP-binding protein has product MIQVEDLYYTYPGQQEPALCGLNFRIPQGEVFGFLGPSGAGKSTTQKILIGVLKKYLGSVMVMGTEIRNTGPEYFEQIGVAFEFPNFYSKFTAMENLKLFRSLYAGRTEEPMHLLKQVDLADAANMKVSQMSKGMKMRLNFCRALLNDPSILFLDEPTSGLDPVNAKRMKDLILEKKANGKTIIITTHNMQAAEELCDRVAFIVDGQIKLIDSPRELKLQKGNKRVRLEYRHQNGISLAEYSLDGIGENEQFLRLIREYPIETIHSMEASLEQIFIEVTGRQLT; this is encoded by the coding sequence CGGCCAGCAGGAGCCAGCTCTTTGCGGACTTAACTTCAGGATACCGCAGGGGGAGGTGTTTGGATTTCTAGGTCCATCCGGGGCGGGCAAGAGCACGACGCAAAAGATATTAATCGGAGTCTTAAAAAAATATCTGGGCAGCGTAATGGTTATGGGCACAGAAATAAGGAATACCGGGCCGGAATATTTCGAGCAAATTGGAGTAGCCTTCGAATTTCCGAATTTCTATTCGAAGTTTACGGCAATGGAAAACCTGAAGCTCTTTCGGTCACTCTATGCGGGACGTACAGAGGAACCGATGCATCTTTTGAAGCAGGTTGATCTGGCGGACGCCGCCAACATGAAGGTTTCCCAAATGTCGAAAGGGATGAAGATGAGACTGAATTTCTGCCGGGCACTCCTGAATGACCCCAGTATCCTCTTTCTGGACGAGCCGACTTCCGGGCTCGATCCTGTTAATGCCAAACGGATGAAGGATCTAATTCTGGAAAAGAAAGCAAATGGGAAGACGATAATCATAACAACACACAACATGCAAGCCGCGGAGGAGCTCTGCGACCGGGTCGCTTTTATTGTAGACGGTCAGATCAAGCTGATTGATTCTCCCCGTGAGCTGAAGCTTCAAAAAGGAAACAAGCGAGTGCGGTTAGAGTACCGCCATCAGAATGGGATAAGTCTTGCAGAATATTCTCTGGATGGTATTGGAGAGAATGAGCAATTTTTGCGGCTTATCCGGGAATATCCCATAGAAACGATTCATTCAATGGAAGCTTCACTGGAACAAATATTTATTGAGGTTACCGGGAGGCAGCTGACATGA